The genomic region CGTCTCGGTGTAGCCGGTCCGCACCTTGCCGGCATAGAGCAGCTTGCCGTTCTCGCGCCGGCCGACGTAAAGCGAGGCCACTTTCCGGGGGCGCGCCCCTAACTTCTCCACGAACGCGACGATCGGAAAGGCGTCGCTCTTCTTGCACTTGAGCTTGATCCAGCTCTCCTGTCGGCCCGAGCGATAGGGCTCGCCGAGCCGCTTGCCGATCAGGCCTTCCAGCCCCAGCTGGCACCCTTTTTCGAAGATTACGTTGCCGTCGCCCGCAAGCGCCTCGACGTACATGAACGTCTCGGGCGCGTCCTTCAGAAGCCGCTGCAGCAACCGCTTGCGCTCTTCGTACACGACGCCACGCAGGTCATAGCCGTCGAGGTACAAGAGATCGAAGGCGTGATAGCGCACGCGCTCGCTTTGCTTCGGGCCGAGCTCTCGCCTGAGCTGCTGGAAATCCGGCAGGCCGCCACTGCCGTACACCACGGCCTCGCCGTCGATGACCAAGCTGTTTGCTTTGAGTTTGGCCGCGCCCACCGCGATCGAGGAGAACTGTTCCGTCCAGTCCAGGCCGGTCTTCGAATAGACCTTGGCGTCCTCATCTCCCCGGTGCAGTTGAGCGCGGTAGCCGTCGGCCTTGATCTCGTAGACCCAGTCCTTGCCGCGCGGCGGATTCTCGCGCAGCGTGGGATCACACGGCTCGATGTAACCAGGAATCGCAACTTTGGTGGCGCCATGGACACGCGATACTCCCCAACGAGACTGACGCAACGCCACGGCACACATGGCGATTCAACGCCGTCGCGCTGATTCGTTCCGTTCCGCGGAGGCCGCTTGACGGCCTCGCCAGCGCGGCAGGTCGAGGAGGCCAAATCCGACGAAACCGGGTGGTCGCGCTACGTCTGCACCAGGATATTCCACTTGCGCGTCGGTCTCCCGACAGGAGCACCGGGCCTTCGGCGGAGCTCATGATCGTACCGGCAGGCCGAACCCGCGCCTCGAGCAGGTGCGCTCGATGTTACGGGATGAGTTCGTCGGGCTCTGGACGCGGCGCCGCCGTGTCGGCGCGGCGCAGCGGCGGGCCACGAACATCGCCGCGCTCGCGGGGTGGTGGGCGCGTGGACAGGTCCCGGCCGATCGCGGCTCGCAGCTCCATCAGGTCGGTGAACACGTCCGCCTGCCGCCGGAGTTCGTCCGCGATCATCGGCGGCTGGGTCGCCATGGTCGACACCACGCTCACCCGTACGCCTCGGCGCTGCACCGCCTCCACCAGCGAACGGAAAGTGCCGTCGCCCGAAAACAGAACCATTTCGTCGACGTCGCCGGTGATCTCCATGGCATGCACCGCGAGTTCGACGTCCATATTGCCTTTGACCTTGCGCCGTCCGAACGAGTCGACGAACTCCTTTGTCGGTTTGGTCACGACGGTGTAGCCGTTGTAGTCAAGCCAATCGAGCAACGGCCGGATCGAGGAGAATTCCTGATCCTCGATGACAGCCGAGTAGTAGAAGGCGCGGAGCAGGATACCTCGGCTCTGGAATTCCTGCAGAAGGCGCTTGTAGTCGATGTCGAAGCCAAGGCTTCGGGAGGTGGCATGAAGATTGGCGCCATCGATGAACAGGGCAATCTTGCTGGGCGAGGACGACATGTTGGCAGGCCCGAATGATCCCGGCGGAAGCACCGCTCCCGCTTGGCGGATGGTTTGCTCAAAGATGGAGTTTGGGCACGGGGCGGCCTTGGCTCGCCGCTCACTCGCATTCTGCGTTGCGGCAAGAACGTGAGCTCCGACGGAGCAAGGCTATATCCAAGAATTCGAGCTTTCAAATCCTTTTTCATGAACAGTTGAACCAGGAGCCTGCTGCAAAGACAATGCAGTAGGGGACGCCGTGAATGCCGCACGAATTGCCGCTCTTCGAAATCCACCTCAGGCGGCGCCGCCGGGCATGCAGATGGTGTCTCTGCACGACTGATGGGCAAACCATCATGCAAGGCTCGGAAGCCAACCGGCCGGCTGCCCGGTACCAGGCCAATCGGGCGCTCTTTCTGATGCTGCTCGCTTCCGGGAGTCGCTCGGCAGGCCGCGAAGACCCGTCGCGGAGTCGCTCGCGCCGAAGCGCCTGATCACCCGGGAAATTGCCCGCAAGCGGGCCGACAGCTCGTTATCACGCAATCGCCCGTCGAGCGACGTTCATCGTCACTTGAACGCCCTTGTTCGGCGCGGACTCGACCTTGAAGTCCGGTTTCGCGTTTTCCCTCAAGGTCTGCACGATCAGCGCGCCGATCTTTCCCGGGATCGGCCATGTAATGCCCTCAGGCAACCCGACTCCGTCGTCCGCGATGACCACGCGATACCGGTCTTCGCTCTGGCGCAGACAT from Bradyrhizobium lupini harbors:
- a CDS encoding NYN domain-containing protein produces the protein MSSSPSKIALFIDGANLHATSRSLGFDIDYKRLLQEFQSRGILLRAFYYSAVIEDQEFSSIRPLLDWLDYNGYTVVTKPTKEFVDSFGRRKVKGNMDVELAVHAMEITGDVDEMVLFSGDGTFRSLVEAVQRRGVRVSVVSTMATQPPMIADELRRQADVFTDLMELRAAIGRDLSTRPPPRERGDVRGPPLRRADTAAPRPEPDELIP